Proteins encoded within one genomic window of Hahella chejuensis KCTC 2396:
- the tsaA gene encoding tRNA (N6-threonylcarbamoyladenosine(37)-N6)-methyltransferase TrmO, whose product MEELVYRPIGHIRSCYPEKFGAPRQPGLVKHAITEIVLSQAFSSEEAVSGLTAFSHIWVLFHFHKTAAAGWKPKVRPPRLGGNKSVGVFASRSPFRPNPIGLSAVRLLSVQERDGLQILSVEGGDFVDGAPVLDIKPYIPYVDAIDAAEGGYAAEKPEPCLEVRFTEEAEQNLRQYSLQYPNLRELIIETIGLDPRPSYKKSQADTKVYGLALYDLNISWRVHENYALISAVAPLSVNE is encoded by the coding sequence ATGGAAGAGCTAGTCTATCGCCCTATCGGTCATATTCGCTCCTGCTATCCAGAAAAATTCGGGGCGCCGCGTCAACCCGGGCTAGTTAAGCACGCCATCACGGAAATCGTGCTCTCACAAGCGTTTTCATCAGAAGAGGCGGTGTCAGGACTGACAGCATTCAGCCATATATGGGTTCTGTTTCATTTCCACAAAACCGCAGCAGCTGGCTGGAAACCGAAAGTGCGCCCTCCAAGACTGGGAGGCAATAAGTCAGTCGGCGTATTCGCCTCCCGTTCCCCATTTCGCCCCAATCCTATCGGACTCTCCGCCGTGCGCCTGTTGTCCGTTCAGGAGCGTGACGGCTTACAGATACTCAGCGTAGAAGGGGGCGACTTCGTAGACGGCGCGCCCGTATTGGACATCAAGCCCTATATTCCCTATGTCGATGCGATAGACGCAGCAGAAGGCGGCTATGCCGCGGAAAAGCCTGAACCCTGTCTGGAAGTACGCTTTACAGAAGAGGCCGAACAAAACTTGCGCCAGTACAGCCTGCAATATCCCAACCTTCGAGAGCTGATTATTGAGACCATTGGACTGGACCCGCGGCCCAGCTATAAAAAAAGCCAAGCTGACACGAAAGTCTATGGCTTGGCTTTATATGACCTTAATATTTCCTGGCGTGTTCATGAGAACTACGCGCTTATCAGCGCAGTCGCGCCTCTATCAGTTAATGAGTAA
- a CDS encoding type II secretion system F family protein — translation MAQAAQKHSTFVWEGTDRKGNKTKGETSGSNVALVKAQLRKQGINPTRVKKKAESILGKRTKKITPFDIAVFTRQMATMMKAGVPLVQSFDIVADGLEHPSLKELVLDIKNEVAAGNSFAGALKKHPKYFDDLFCNLIDSGEKSGALETMLARVATYLEKTEILKKKVKKAMTYPIAVLVVAVIVTGILLVKVVPQFQDLFQGFGADLPAFTQMIINISEYLQASWYIILGVIIAAIFSFSEARRRSPAFSDAVDKYILKFPIMGDILHKSAVARFARVLSTTFAAGVPLVDALESVAGATGNAVFRKAVIKIRDDVSSGTQLQYSMKTTGVFPVMAIQLTSIGEESGALDDMLEKVADHYEAEVDDAVDNLTALMEPMIMAVLGVLVGGLIIGMYLPIFQLGSVV, via the coding sequence ATGGCCCAAGCAGCACAAAAACATTCAACCTTTGTCTGGGAAGGCACTGACCGAAAGGGGAACAAGACCAAGGGAGAAACGAGCGGGTCAAATGTCGCCCTTGTGAAAGCACAGCTGAGAAAGCAAGGAATCAATCCCACCAGAGTCAAAAAGAAAGCAGAAAGTATTTTAGGAAAAAGAACCAAGAAGATAACCCCGTTTGACATTGCAGTATTTACTCGTCAAATGGCGACGATGATGAAAGCCGGAGTTCCTTTGGTACAATCGTTCGATATCGTCGCAGATGGGCTGGAGCACCCCTCTCTAAAAGAGCTGGTTTTAGATATTAAAAACGAGGTTGCAGCAGGGAATAGCTTTGCTGGAGCCCTGAAAAAGCATCCCAAGTATTTTGATGACCTGTTTTGTAACCTAATCGATTCCGGCGAGAAATCGGGGGCTCTCGAAACAATGCTGGCTCGAGTCGCAACGTATCTCGAAAAAACAGAGATTCTGAAGAAAAAAGTCAAAAAAGCAATGACATATCCTATTGCAGTACTTGTTGTCGCAGTAATTGTAACAGGTATATTGCTGGTTAAAGTCGTGCCTCAGTTTCAAGACCTGTTTCAAGGTTTCGGCGCGGACTTACCCGCATTCACCCAAATGATTATTAATATTTCAGAATACCTACAGGCATCTTGGTACATTATTCTCGGCGTTATTATTGCCGCGATATTCAGCTTCAGTGAAGCTAGACGAAGATCACCAGCATTTTCCGATGCAGTCGACAAATATATATTAAAGTTTCCCATCATGGGCGACATCTTGCATAAGTCAGCGGTCGCTCGCTTCGCCAGAGTTCTATCAACAACTTTTGCCGCTGGCGTGCCGCTTGTTGACGCATTGGAATCAGTAGCCGGCGCCACTGGAAACGCGGTGTTCAGAAAAGCTGTAATTAAGATACGCGACGACGTATCCTCGGGAACACAATTGCAATACAGCATGAAAACTACAGGCGTATTTCCTGTTATGGCAATACAGCTAACTTCAATCGGCGAAGAGTCAGGCGCTCTTGATGACATGTTGGAGAAAGTCGCCGATCACTATGAGGCTGAAGTAGACGATGCTGTAGACAACCTTACTGCTCTTATGGAGCCAATGATTATGGCTGTTTTAGGTGTTTTAGTTGGCGGTCTAATTATAGGTATGTACCTCCCCATTTTCCAATTGGGCTCCGTGGTCTAA
- the yacG gene encoding DNA gyrase inhibitor YacG yields MIDKSSTSSATRTALEVDCPTCGKKVPWTQENEFRPFCSKRCQMIDLGAWASEEYRIAEAEEKDKWSETEDERPKDSH; encoded by the coding sequence ATGATCGATAAATCTTCTACCTCTTCAGCCACTCGCACCGCCCTGGAAGTGGACTGCCCGACCTGTGGGAAGAAAGTCCCATGGACCCAGGAAAATGAGTTTCGGCCTTTCTGCAGCAAGCGCTGTCAAATGATCGACCTGGGCGCCTGGGCGTCCGAAGAGTATCGAATTGCAGAGGCCGAAGAGAAAGACAAATGGTCTGAAACCGAGGACGAGCGACCAAAGGATTCCCATTGA
- a CDS encoding cation:proton antiporter, with translation MNEHVVVALAAILFFGVASQYIAWKLKLPSILLLLLSGIVLGPTTGVLNPDEIFGDFLFPAISFAVAIILFEGGLSLKLAELKTSSTAVRSLVSVGILITWFLAFILSWITLDVPWILALLIGAILTVTGPTVVLPLLMLIRPKGQVNSILKWEGILNDPIGALLTVLVYEAVVSTSVGKATTLFLSGFLLTVVVGGLMGLIAGMLVATALRHHWIPEFLGNTFTLAMVMCLFTASNLIQHESGLFSVTIMGIYLGNQRLVSIRNLVGFKEDLRVLLLSSMFIVLAARLDVQDLEHIHAGSFAFLLLLVFLVRPIAVWASTVKSNLSWKEKLFLSSMAPRGIVAAAVASLFAVRLQGIGYEEAEALPPTMFLIIMGTILIYGLGARPLAKKLALSDDNPQGCIILGSNAFTNALAKALKNENVSVLIVDARWSNIKEARMEGTPTLLGNVLSEQLLERVNYTGMGRFLALTPNLELNSLACIRFSDIFGVKEVYQLGEPEDKDKPAQWIPEDLSGVALFSTQATYNHIMKRLNHGAVIKRTPLTKDFTYEQFKEKNQDQDPLPLCLVGENGGLSFFTVKKNLQPKPGQVLISLVG, from the coding sequence TTGAACGAACATGTCGTCGTAGCCCTCGCCGCCATCCTGTTTTTCGGCGTCGCATCTCAGTATATAGCCTGGAAACTGAAACTGCCTTCAATACTATTATTATTGCTGAGCGGTATTGTGCTGGGCCCAACGACCGGCGTGCTGAACCCTGACGAAATATTCGGCGACTTCCTGTTTCCAGCTATTTCTTTCGCCGTCGCCATCATCCTGTTCGAAGGCGGCCTCAGCCTTAAACTGGCGGAGCTCAAAACCAGCTCAACCGCTGTCCGCAGTCTCGTCAGCGTGGGGATACTGATCACTTGGTTTCTCGCCTTTATTCTGTCCTGGATCACGCTCGACGTTCCCTGGATTCTCGCCCTGCTGATCGGCGCCATTCTTACCGTGACGGGCCCCACCGTCGTACTGCCGTTGTTGATGTTGATTCGCCCCAAAGGTCAGGTTAACTCCATTCTGAAATGGGAAGGCATACTCAATGATCCCATTGGCGCGCTCCTCACCGTATTAGTCTATGAGGCTGTAGTCTCCACCAGCGTGGGCAAAGCCACCACCCTGTTTTTATCCGGTTTTTTGTTGACCGTCGTGGTAGGCGGTTTGATGGGCTTGATTGCCGGCATGTTGGTGGCTACCGCCTTGCGTCACCACTGGATACCCGAGTTTCTGGGCAACACCTTCACCCTGGCGATGGTGATGTGTCTGTTTACTGCTTCCAACCTGATACAGCACGAAAGCGGCCTGTTCAGCGTCACCATCATGGGGATATACCTGGGCAACCAGCGCCTGGTATCGATCCGCAATCTGGTCGGTTTTAAAGAAGACCTGCGGGTTCTATTGCTTTCCTCTATGTTCATCGTCCTCGCTGCACGCCTTGATGTACAGGATCTGGAGCATATCCACGCCGGCAGCTTCGCTTTCCTTTTACTTCTGGTCTTTCTGGTGCGCCCCATCGCGGTATGGGCGTCCACGGTGAAAAGCAACCTAAGCTGGAAGGAAAAGTTGTTTCTATCCTCCATGGCGCCTCGAGGCATCGTCGCAGCTGCGGTGGCGTCTCTCTTCGCAGTACGTCTGCAAGGCATCGGTTATGAGGAAGCGGAGGCGTTGCCTCCCACCATGTTCCTGATCATTATGGGCACGATCCTCATCTATGGGCTGGGAGCCAGGCCTCTGGCGAAAAAGCTGGCGTTGTCCGACGACAATCCGCAGGGTTGCATCATTCTCGGCTCCAACGCTTTCACCAATGCGCTTGCGAAAGCGTTGAAAAATGAAAATGTGAGCGTGCTGATCGTCGACGCCCGGTGGAGCAATATTAAAGAAGCCCGTATGGAAGGAACGCCAACATTGCTGGGCAACGTGCTTTCCGAACAATTACTGGAGCGCGTTAACTACACTGGTATGGGACGTTTTCTGGCGCTGACGCCCAATCTGGAGCTGAACTCTCTCGCTTGCATCCGTTTTTCTGACATATTCGGCGTTAAAGAAGTGTATCAGCTCGGCGAACCTGAGGATAAAGACAAGCCCGCTCAGTGGATACCCGAGGATTTGTCCGGGGTCGCCCTGTTCTCCACTCAAGCCACTTACAACCACATCATGAAACGGCTGAATCATGGCGCCGTCATCAAGCGCACTCCTCTTACCAAAGACTTCACCTACGAACAGTTTAAGGAAAAGAATCAAGACCAGGACCCATTGCCGCTATGTTTAGTGGGTGAAAACGGGGGGCTAAGCTTCTTCACTGTGAAGAAAAACCTGCAGCCCAAACCGGGCCAGGTATTGATCAGCCTCGTGGGTTAA
- a CDS encoding response regulator has protein sequence MASVLLFSTAVALVSTGVQLWLDYRAEVAALNTRLDDVASTFEPGLANSLWSINHDNLDVLLRGLLRLPEIYNVSLVTNYQDVFTAGTPPSGEPSFSKVYPIYQPGMDNYWLGDLTLIATLEPIQHKIWDRLLIILITQSVKTFVVAIFFLLIFWLLVSRHLEKMSQYCRRLEIDNPTATLTLDRKPPSSSDELSQVVTAINNLRIRMLEQTRILRQSEQRSQVERSQAVKANQSKSVFIANISHELRTPMNNILGYTGLLLDTPVSQEQREYLLAVQQSSESLLTLFNDMLDLSKLEAGTTQVDLAPTELRALLQAAVARVSTVSEAKGLNVETFVDAGLPTRVLTDRNILLRVLESLLSVAITVTVKGQVVLHVHPVAFDEDRVRIRFTVEDSSPGISPNEIDTLLSNTFEAPVSQGLNEVGTGLRLALCKQFVELMGGSFGIESEEGKGTTYWAQLSCQRVQSYSPQILNEENIFRESRILVADANELSLKATLDIFSEESLLHCDIAKTAEEVKALVNQAVDSKAPYNAMILDESLPGDEFIDLIKFIKSLDLQKNAPILTLSSHPQREHVSELKGAGVSGYLSKLDRESHLRDALYTVMVEEPNETSIILSPSLMTFEDRRDSKRSGLRVLLVEDNTVNRNLARKMLEKCGCRVDFAENGEIAIQQMGSTHFDLIFMDCWMPVMDGYETTRRIRESGQSFSHIPIVALTANAFPGEKEKCMQCGMDDFLTKPIRFEELSAIVRHFEEKVLEQA, from the coding sequence GTGGCGAGCGTTCTGCTGTTCAGCACAGCCGTCGCCCTGGTCTCCACCGGCGTACAGCTGTGGCTGGATTACCGCGCGGAAGTGGCGGCGCTCAACACCAGGCTGGATGATGTCGCCAGCACTTTCGAACCAGGACTGGCGAACAGTCTGTGGAGCATCAATCACGATAACCTGGATGTGTTATTGCGGGGATTGCTGCGCCTGCCGGAAATTTACAATGTCTCTCTGGTCACCAACTACCAGGATGTGTTTACCGCTGGTACGCCCCCATCCGGCGAGCCTTCCTTCAGTAAGGTATACCCCATCTATCAGCCGGGCATGGACAATTACTGGCTCGGAGATCTGACGCTCATCGCCACTTTGGAGCCGATTCAGCACAAAATTTGGGATCGACTGCTTATTATTCTGATTACCCAGAGCGTCAAAACCTTTGTCGTCGCTATTTTCTTTCTATTGATATTCTGGCTTTTGGTCAGTCGACATCTGGAAAAAATGTCGCAATATTGCCGCAGGCTTGAGATTGATAATCCGACGGCGACATTAACCCTTGACCGCAAGCCGCCGTCCTCATCGGACGAGCTAAGCCAGGTAGTCACAGCGATCAATAACCTGCGCATCCGTATGCTGGAGCAGACGCGTATCCTGCGGCAGTCCGAGCAACGCTCTCAAGTCGAGCGTTCGCAAGCGGTAAAGGCGAATCAAAGCAAGAGCGTGTTTATCGCCAATATCAGCCACGAGCTGCGTACGCCAATGAATAATATTCTTGGCTATACCGGTTTGTTGTTGGATACCCCCGTCTCACAGGAGCAGCGCGAGTATTTGCTGGCGGTGCAACAGAGTTCTGAGTCTTTACTGACCCTGTTTAACGACATGCTGGATCTCTCCAAACTGGAAGCCGGCACGACGCAAGTGGATTTGGCGCCGACCGAGTTGCGGGCTTTGTTACAGGCGGCGGTGGCGCGTGTTTCGACGGTGTCGGAAGCGAAAGGCCTTAACGTTGAAACCTTTGTGGATGCGGGACTGCCGACCCGGGTGCTGACGGATCGCAATATATTGTTGCGCGTGCTGGAAAGCCTGCTGTCCGTTGCCATTACGGTTACGGTCAAGGGACAGGTGGTGCTGCATGTGCATCCGGTGGCGTTTGACGAAGACCGGGTGCGCATTCGTTTTACTGTGGAAGACAGCAGTCCGGGCATCAGCCCCAATGAAATTGACACATTGCTGTCCAATACCTTTGAGGCGCCGGTTTCGCAAGGTCTGAATGAAGTTGGGACAGGGCTGAGACTGGCGTTGTGTAAGCAGTTCGTCGAGTTGATGGGCGGCTCTTTCGGCATCGAAAGTGAAGAAGGCAAAGGCACGACGTATTGGGCGCAACTGTCCTGTCAACGTGTGCAAAGTTACAGTCCGCAGATTCTCAATGAAGAGAATATTTTCAGAGAAAGCCGAATCCTGGTGGCCGACGCCAACGAACTCAGCCTCAAAGCGACTCTGGATATCTTCTCGGAAGAATCTCTGCTGCATTGTGATATCGCTAAAACTGCCGAAGAGGTCAAGGCGCTGGTGAATCAGGCGGTGGACTCCAAAGCCCCGTACAACGCGATGATTCTGGACGAGTCGCTACCGGGCGATGAGTTTATTGATCTGATCAAATTCATCAAATCCCTGGACTTGCAGAAAAACGCGCCGATCTTGACGCTGTCCTCACATCCGCAAAGAGAGCATGTGTCTGAGCTGAAGGGCGCGGGAGTATCCGGCTATCTCAGTAAACTGGACAGAGAGTCACACTTACGTGACGCCTTGTACACGGTTATGGTAGAAGAGCCGAATGAAACCTCGATTATCCTTTCTCCCAGTCTGATGACGTTCGAGGATCGCAGGGATTCAAAACGTTCCGGGTTACGTGTTCTGCTGGTTGAAGACAACACCGTCAATCGCAACCTCGCGCGTAAGATGTTGGAGAAGTGCGGTTGCCGAGTAGATTTTGCTGAAAATGGCGAAATAGCCATTCAACAGATGGGTTCAACCCATTTTGATCTGATATTTATGGACTGCTGGATGCCGGTCATGGACGGTTACGAGACGACCAGGCGTATTCGTGAGAGCGGTCAAAGCTTTTCCCATATCCCCATCGTGGCGCTTACAGCGAACGCATTTCCCGGCGAAAAAGAGAAATGCATGCAGTGCGGGATGGATGACTTCCTGACCAAACCGATCCGTTTCGAAGAGCTAAGCGCCATTGTTCGTCACTTTGAAGAAAAAGTTCTGGAACAAGCTTGA
- a CDS encoding prepilin peptidase, which translates to MLDIFNQFNHNPALLYITVVVFGLIVGSFLNVVILRKPKMLEQEWRAQCAEIPGCDCPKTDEPLITLSKPDSTCPKCGHKIRAWENIPVISYLFLGGKCSSCKTGISIRYPLVEIATALLAVIVVCYFKMSWAGLAAIGLSWTLLTLSLIDFDTQLLPDDLTLPLLWAGLLINIQGIFAPLSEAVIGAVVGYLALWSVYHLFRLLTGKEGMGFGDFKLLAALGAWLGWKMLPLIILLSSLVGAVIGIAMIIILGRDKNIPIPFGPYLAIAGWIAMIWGNDIVSAYLGMYPAP; encoded by the coding sequence ATGTTAGATATCTTTAATCAGTTCAATCACAATCCTGCGCTGCTTTATATAACGGTCGTTGTTTTCGGCTTGATTGTCGGCAGTTTTTTGAATGTCGTTATTCTGCGGAAGCCAAAAATGCTGGAGCAGGAGTGGCGCGCTCAATGCGCCGAAATTCCAGGCTGCGACTGCCCCAAAACAGACGAGCCCCTGATAACGCTTTCTAAACCCGATTCAACCTGCCCAAAGTGCGGACATAAAATCAGGGCTTGGGAAAATATTCCGGTAATCAGTTATTTGTTTCTTGGCGGCAAGTGCTCCTCGTGCAAAACAGGCATTTCCATACGCTATCCTCTAGTGGAAATCGCCACCGCTTTATTAGCGGTCATTGTCGTCTGCTATTTCAAGATGAGTTGGGCGGGACTGGCGGCCATTGGCTTAAGCTGGACATTGCTTACTTTGTCATTAATAGACTTCGACACTCAGTTACTGCCTGATGACCTGACGTTACCTTTACTTTGGGCGGGATTACTAATCAATATCCAGGGTATTTTCGCCCCCCTATCAGAAGCTGTGATTGGCGCAGTAGTCGGCTACTTGGCTTTGTGGTCGGTCTACCACTTATTCCGCCTTTTGACTGGCAAGGAAGGCATGGGCTTTGGCGATTTCAAGCTGCTCGCCGCTCTGGGCGCCTGGTTGGGGTGGAAAATGCTGCCCCTTATTATTCTGCTTTCCTCACTGGTTGGAGCCGTTATTGGGATAGCAATGATCATTATCCTGGGTAGAGATAAGAATATCCCTATCCCCTTTGGTCCTTATCTGGCCATCGCAGGCTGGATAGCTATGATCTGGGGAAATGATATCGTATCCGCCTATTTGGGAATGTACCCTGCGCCTTAG
- a CDS encoding PilZ domain-containing protein, with translation MNMFVTGDTAMRQFIRHPTDIPILLEKKRPSKEDLYSQSGVCTDTIIHKSPATVGVSCCPAASSHCMQNISCGGVCCMSPTPYEVGEKVMVVISFVRPTFRTPAQVIWCNEVENGFEIGLRFMSEKDAFAARMVEQVCHIEHYKREVLATEGRRISGEEAAREWIEKHAPDFPEFDSGPEVITH, from the coding sequence ATGAACATGTTTGTGACTGGAGATACAGCGATGCGTCAGTTTATACGTCATCCTACAGATATCCCTATTCTGCTTGAAAAGAAACGTCCCTCCAAAGAAGACTTATACTCTCAATCTGGTGTCTGTACTGACACAATAATCCATAAGAGCCCCGCCACCGTGGGCGTCAGTTGCTGTCCCGCCGCGTCCTCACACTGTATGCAAAACATAAGTTGTGGCGGAGTGTGCTGTATGTCGCCAACGCCCTATGAAGTGGGAGAGAAGGTGATGGTGGTTATCTCTTTTGTGCGTCCGACCTTCAGAACGCCTGCTCAGGTTATCTGGTGTAACGAGGTGGAGAACGGCTTTGAAATAGGGCTGCGTTTCATGAGCGAGAAAGACGCATTCGCCGCCCGGATGGTGGAGCAGGTATGCCATATTGAGCATTACAAGCGGGAAGTGTTGGCGACAGAAGGCCGCCGCATATCAGGGGAAGAAGCGGCGCGAGAATGGATTGAAAAGCACGCGCCGGACTTTCCCGAGTTTGACTCAGGCCCGGAAGTGATTACTCATTAA
- the coaE gene encoding dephospho-CoA kinase (Dephospho-CoA kinase (CoaE) performs the final step in coenzyme A biosynthesis.), with protein sequence MNQIPQHKSLVIGLTGGIASGKSAAAAKFVELDIPCIDADQVARDVVEPGEPALQHIAEHFGSALITPNGVLDRAALRKLVFNDPEQKKWLESLLHPLINQRIRDWLGACKTPYCILASPLLLETRQRELVDRILVIDVPESVQIARAMARDQNSEDLVRRIIATQSGREYKRQHADDIILNDKDLAHLYHEVAKLHEYYLELAQHDR encoded by the coding sequence ATGAATCAAATCCCCCAACATAAGTCATTAGTCATCGGACTTACCGGCGGCATCGCCAGCGGTAAGTCCGCCGCGGCGGCCAAGTTTGTTGAATTGGACATTCCCTGCATCGACGCCGATCAAGTAGCACGTGACGTTGTCGAGCCCGGCGAGCCTGCTCTGCAGCATATTGCGGAGCATTTCGGTTCCGCCCTGATCACGCCGAACGGAGTTCTGGATCGCGCAGCGCTTCGCAAGCTGGTGTTCAATGATCCTGAGCAGAAGAAATGGCTTGAGAGTCTGCTACATCCACTGATCAACCAGCGCATCCGCGATTGGCTGGGCGCATGCAAGACGCCTTACTGTATTCTCGCCTCTCCCTTACTACTGGAAACTCGGCAACGCGAACTGGTAGACCGCATACTGGTTATAGACGTTCCTGAGTCAGTGCAAATCGCCAGAGCGATGGCGAGAGATCAAAATAGCGAGGATTTAGTCCGCCGGATTATTGCCACTCAAAGCGGCAGAGAGTATAAACGCCAACATGCGGATGATATCATCCTCAACGATAAGGACTTGGCCCACCTGTACCACGAGGTCGCCAAGTTGCATGAATACTATTTAGAACTGGCGCAGCATGATCGATAA